CGGATGTGGGATAAAAAGTGGGGAGTATCGAAAAAATATCTTATCGATTACATTCTTACAAGACTTAAGTCCTCTTAAATAATCGTAAAACAACTTCATGGTACCAACGTTCAAATCACCCGCTCTCCGCTTGAACCGGGATTTCTGTTTGAAACACAAAAGAAAGAAGGCAGCATCCCGACAGACGCTGCCTTCTCCCTTATTCCATTTTCCGGACTATAAACACGGGCCATTAGATACAGCCTCTCACTTCGCCTCTTTCACAAGTTGGAACATTTCTTTGCCTTTTAGGCATGTGGTTTCAGATTCATCAGTTGATCCTTCATCTGTTGAGTATTCCATTAGGGTTTCCACCACTTGTGTCGCCCCGATCAGCATCAGCTTTGCCGACAGGATCGTCAAGGTAAAGAAAACGACAGGGATGAAAGAAATCCACGGATAGGTCGTCCACAGGAATTGCCACCAGCCTCCGAGGAGACCCGACCATTCATTAGAAAGGGAAACCAGGAACGGATTGTCAAAAAGGTCAACTTTAAATGATGATCCCCCTATGTAAATATTCAATACCCCAAGATGTGCAATCAACAGCATGATGATCATAAATTCCCGAATCGACACGAGAAGGGTTTGTGGAAGAATAAAGGGGCGAATATGATTCCTGATGTAATGACGCTTCGTTGCACCCAGCACTTTCGCACTATCAATAAACTCGTGACTCATGATCCGGTCATATTCATTCGTAAATAGCAGTGTCAGACTCGGAAGGGAAATCACGATAAGAATGACCAGATAAAAAACGGTTTTATCCGTAAAACCATACGGGAAACCTTCCGGATGATGTAACGGACCATCAAGCAGCATCCAATTCAATAATAAGAACGATAATAAGGTCGGCGGAAAATAGTTTGCGGCATCCACAATGTTATCAATGATTCTTCTGAACGGTTTCAAGTAGAAATGCAGCACCAACCCCATGAACACCGAAGGCAATACCCTACACAGTGTGATCAAGATCGCTGCCCCTATGGTATATTTCGCCCCAACAATGATAAGAAGAAAGATATTCCGGTTAAAATTGTCGGTAC
The DNA window shown above is from Rossellomorea vietnamensis and carries:
- a CDS encoding ABC transporter permease subunit: MLKKLMKNRSFMMGFLFLFGMFAASLVYYVGWGDEVPKLDLLKNEEGELLSPPYSPAEYPPLGTDNFNRNIFLLIIVGAKYTIGAAILITLCRVLPSVFMGLVLHFYLKPFRRIIDNIVDAANYFPPTLLSFLLLNWMLLDGPLHHPEGFPYGFTDKTVFYLVILIVISLPSLTLLFTNEYDRIMSHEFIDSAKVLGATKRHYIRNHIRPFILPQTLLVSIREFMIIMLLIAHLGVLNIYIGGSSFKVDLFDNPFLVSLSNEWSGLLGGWWQFLWTTYPWISFIPVVFFTLTILSAKLMLIGATQVVETLMEYSTDEGSTDESETTCLKGKEMFQLVKEAK